From a region of the Alnus glutinosa chromosome 1, dhAlnGlut1.1, whole genome shotgun sequence genome:
- the LOC133854629 gene encoding chromatin structure-remodeling complex protein BSH, translating into MKPPASTSYKAPVRFRMPTAENLVPIRLDIEIDGQRFKDAFTWNPSDPDSEVAVFAKRTVRDLKLPPAFITQIASSIQSQLAEFRSLEGQDMYTGEKIVPIKLDLRVNHTLIKDQFLWDLNNFESDPEEFARTFCRDLGIEDPEVGPAIAFAIREQLFEIAIQSVASARESRINKKGRRGAEHFPASKAGGAVLDLMKLFGHKSSVVRKRKEWDVYEPIVDLLSNEEVDALEAREERNFW; encoded by the exons ATGAAACCTCCGGCGTCAACTTCCTATAAAGCTCCCGTCAGGTTCAGGAT GCCGACTGCGGAGAATTTGGTGCCAATTCGACTGGACATCGAAATTGATGGCCAGAGGTTCAAAGATGCTTTTACTTGGAACCCTTCTG ATCCCGATTCAGAGGTGGCGGTGTTTGCGAAAAGGACAGTGAGAGATTTGAAGCTCCCTCCAGCATTCATAACTCAGATTGCTTCATCCATTCAA TCGCAGCTAGCAGAATTTCGATCACTTGAAGGGCAGGATATGTACACTGGGGAGAAGATTGTTCCAATTAAG CTTGATCTTCGAGTAAATCATACGCTTATAAAGGACCAGTTTTTGTGG GACTTGAACAACTTTGAGAGTGACCCTGAAGAGTTTGCTAGAACTTTCTGCAGAGATCTGGGCATCGAAGACCCTGAAGTTGGA CCTGCAATTGCCTTCGCAATTAGAGAGCAACTTTTTGAG ATTGCAATTCAAAGTGTAGCTTCAGCAAGAGAAAGCAGGATAAACAAGAAGGGTCGCCGGGGGGCTGAACATTTTCCAGCCAG TAAAGCAGGCGGTGCTGTATTGGACCTGATGAAGCTATTTGGTCATAAATCTAGTGTTGTCCG GAAAAGAAAGGAGTGGGATGTATACGAACCCATTGTTGATCTTTTATCTAATGAGGAAGTGGATGCCCTTGAAGCAAGAGAAGAGAGGAATTTTTGGTGA